A genome region from Panthera leo isolate Ple1 chromosome A2, P.leo_Ple1_pat1.1, whole genome shotgun sequence includes the following:
- the ICAM1 gene encoding intercellular adhesion molecule 1 isoform X1: MALGTARPALPALLALIGALLPGLGGAQTSVHPLEAIIPRGGSVQVNCSTSCDHRAFLGLETQLTKKEVAQGDNWKIFELSGVQEDSTPICFSYCQAQTMVSMSLTVYWFPERVELAPLPRWQPVGENLTLRCQVAGGAPRTNLTVVLLRGEEELSRQPAVGEPAEATVTVLAGRDDHLANFSCRTELDLRSRGLGLFQNSSAPRQLRTFVLPETHPNLAIPSIVEAGTEWPVDCTMDGLFPASEAQVRLELSGRNLHPTVTHKNDSLLATAHDKANMEEEGTHQLSCVVTLGHQSRSWRENVTIYSFPAPNLTLSEPEVSEQTVVTVECEAQAGALVMLSGGVPARLPGPRAQLQLNASAEDNGRIFFCSALLEVAGQVLHKNQTRELRVLYGPRLDKRDCLGNWTWQEGSQQTLTCQAWGNPVPELKCHRKGDNALLPIGDLRPVTREVAGTYLCQARSPRGEVTREVVVNVIYHRNYILTTILVTVAFTIGAAGLAAYFYNRQRKIQKYKLQKAQEAAAMKLNTPATPP; this comes from the exons ATGGCTCTCGGCACCGCCCGTCCCGCGCTGCCAGCGCTCCTGGCCCTGATCGGAGCTCTGCTCCCAG GACTTGGAGGGGCCCAAACATCAGTGCACCCCCTAGAAGCCATCATACCCCGAGGCGGCTCTGTACAGGTGAACTGTAGTACTTCTTGTGACCATCGCGCCTTCTTGGGCCTGGAGACTCAGCTGACTAAGAAGGAGGTCGCTCAGGGGGACAACTGGAAGATCTTTGAACTGAGTGGTGTGCAGGAAGATAGCACTCCAATATGCTTCTCATACTGCCAAGCACAGACGATGGTTTCGATGTCTCTCACCGTATACT ggttCCCGGAGCGCGTGGAGTTGGCCCCCCTGCCCCGCTGGCAGCCCGTGGGCGAAAACCTCACCCTGCGCTGCCAGGTGGCCGGCGGGGCGCCCCGGACCAACCTCACGGTGGTGCTGCTCCGCGGGGAGGAGGAGCTGAGCCGGCAGCCGGCCGTCGGGGAGCCCGCCGAGGCCACGGTCACGGTGCTGGCGGGCAGAGACGACCACCTCGCCAATTTCTCGTGCCGCACGGAACTGGACTTGCGGTCCCGAGGGCTGGGTCTGTTCCAGAACAGCTCGGCCCCCAGGCAGCTCCGAACTTTCG TCCTGCCAGAGACGCACCCAAACCTTGCTATCCCCAGCATTGTGGAAGCGGGCACAGAGTGGCCCGTGGACTGCACCATGGACGGGCTGTTCCCAGCTTCGGAGGCCCAAGTCCGCCTGGAGCTGTCTGGCCGGAATCTGCACCCCACAGTCACGCACAAAAACGACTCCCTCTTGGCCACGGCCCATGATAAGGCCAACATGGAAGAGGAGGGCACCCACCAGCTGTCGTGCGTGGTGACCCTGGGACACCAGAGCCGGTCGTGGCGGGAGAATGTGACCATCTACA gcttCCCGGCTCCCAACCTGACCCTGAGTGAGCCAGAGGTCTCAGAACAGACTGTGGTGACCGTGGAGTGTGAAGCCCAGGCCGGGGCCCTGGTGATGCTGAGCGGGGGGGTCCCGGCAAGGCTTCCAGGACCCAGGGCCCAGCTCCAACTAAATGCCAGCGCCGAGGACAATGGGCGCATCttcttctgctctgctctcctggaGGTGGCCGGGCAGGTGCTACACAAGAACCAGACCCGGGAGCTCCGTGTCCTGT ATGGTCCCCGACTAGACAAGAGGGATTGTCTGGGAAACTGGACGTGGCAGGAAGGCTCCCAGCAGACCCTGACATGCCAAGCTTGGGGAAATCCAGTTCCTGAGCTGAAGTGTCACCGGAAGGGGGATAATGCTCTGCTGCCCATCGGGGACCTGAGACCTGTCACGCGGGAGGTTGCAGGCACTTACCTGTGTCAGGCCAGGAGCCCCCGTGGTGAAGTCACCCGTGAAGTGGTCGTGAACGTGATCT ACCACCGGAATTACATCCTCACCACCATTCTGGTGACAGTTGCTTTCACCATAGGAGCTGCGGGCCTAGCTGCTTACTTCTATAACCGCCAGCGGAAGATCCAGAAATACAAGTTACAGAAGGCCCAGGAGGCGGCTGCCATGAAGCTGAACACACCAGCCACGCCACCCTGA
- the MRPL4 gene encoding 39S ribosomal protein L4, mitochondrial has protein sequence MLQLVRAGARAWLRPTGCRGLNALAEEAVHPVAKPEAVVSAGPQTPVLRRCELPVPATRRPVQAWVESLRGYQQERVGLAELHPDVFSTAPRMDILHQVAIWQKNFKRISYAKTKTRAEVKGGGRKPWPQKGSGRSRHGSIRSPIWRGGGIAHGPRGPTSYYYMLPMKVRVQGLKVALTVKLAQDYLHIVDSLELPTSDPQYLTELARYRHWGDSVLLVDVAHEDMPQNAVAATSGLKTFNLIPAVGLNVHSMLKHQTVVLTLQTVAFLEEKLLWHDSRYTPLYPFRLPYRDFP, from the exons ATGCTGCAGCTAGTGCGGGCCGGGGCGCGGGCCTGGCTTCGGCCCACCGGCTGCCGG GGCCTGAACGCGCTGGCGGAAGAGGCAGTGCACCCGGTGGCGAAGCCAGAGGCAGTAGTTAGCGCGG GTCCCCAGACGCCTGTGCTGCGCAGGTGCGAGCTCCCGGTCCCCGCGACCCGGCGTCCGGTGCAGGCCTGGGTGGAGTCCCTGCGGGGCTACCAGCAGGAGCGTGTGGGTCTGGCCGAACTGCACCCCGACGTTTTCTCCACGGCGCCCAG GATGGATATCTTGCACCAGGTTGCCATCTGGCAGAAGAACTTCAAGAGAATT AGCTACGCCAAGACCAAGACTAGGGCCGAGGTGAAGGGTGGGGGCCGGAAGCCCTGGCCACAGAAGGGCAGTGGGCGTTCTAGGCATGGCAGCATCCGCTCCCCGATCTGGCGAGGAG GAGGCATTGCCCACGGCCCCCGGGGCCCCACGAGCTACTACTACATGCTGCCCATGAAAGTGCGGGTGCAGGGCCTCAAGGTGGCTCTGACTGTCAAGCTGGCCCAG GATTACCTGCACATCGTGGACTCCTTGGAGCTGCCCACCTCAGACCCCCAGTACCTGACAGAGCTGGCCCGCTACCGCCACTGGGGGGACTCCGTGCTCCTGGTGGACGT AGCACACGAGGACATGCCTCAGAACGCCGTGGCCGCCACCTCCGGGCTCAAGACCTTCAACCTGATCCCGGCCGTCG GCCTGAACGTGCACAGCATGCTCAAACACCAGACGGTGGTCCTGACCCTGCAGACGGTCGCCTTCCTGGAGGAGAAGCTGCTCTGGCATGACTCCCGCTACACGCCCCTCTACCCCTTCCGCCTGCCCTACCGGGACTTCCCCTGA
- the ICAM4 gene encoding intercellular adhesion molecule 4 yields MGSLLPLSLLVLLAAAYRGGGSARWRRAARAQGPGGNSPEPSETSASFWVRVSPAFKAVPPGGSVWLNCSSSCPLPENSSLSTRLRRGRTLSGPGWVSYELLDVRAWSSEVRCFVTCAGETRGATAKITAYKQPHSVILDPPVLVGSEYTLRCHVTHVFPVGFLVVTLRRGGRVIYSENLERFTGLDLANVTLTYTLPARPRDFLQPVTCHARLNLDGLVVRSSSAPMTLTVLAWSPAPKVLASTSIAAFVGILLVVGATYLRKWLLMQSRGAEGVVHDR; encoded by the exons ATGGGGTCTCTGCTCCCCCTCTCGCTGCTGGTTTTGCTGGCGGCTGCCTACCGGGGAGGCGGGAGCGCGCGTTGGCGCCGGGCTGCGCGGGCTCAAGGCCCCGGAGGCAACTCTCCGGAGCCCTCGGAGACCTCGGCGTCCTTCTGGGTGCGCGTGAGCCCGGCGTTCAAGGCCGTGCCGCCGGGGGGTTCAGTGTGGCTTAACTGCAGCAGCAGCTGCCCCCTGCCGGAGAATTCCAGCCTCAGCACTCGGCTGCGGCGGGGCCGAACGCTTAGTGGGCCCGGCTGGGTATCCTACGAGCTGTTGGATGTGAGGGCCTGGAGCTCCGAGGTGCGCTGCTTCGTCACCTGCGCAGGAGAAACGCGGGGGGCCACGGCCAAGATCACCGCCTACA AACAGCCGCACAGCGTGATCCTGGATCCCCCAGTCTTAGTGGGCAGTGAGTACACGCTGCGCTGCCACGTGACACACGTATTCCCCGTGGGCTTCCTGGTGGTGACTCTGAGGCGCGGCGGCCGGGTCATCTACTCTGAGAACCTGGAGCGCTTCACTGGCCTGGACCTGGCCAATGTGACGCTGACGTACACGTTACCAGCTAGGCCCCGCGACTTCTTGCAGCCCGTGACCTGCCACGCACGCCTCAATCTTGATGGCTTGGTGGTCCGCAGCAGCTCGGCACCCATGACGCTCACAGTCCTCG CTTGGAGCCCCGCGCCCAAGGTCTTGGCCTCCACCTCCATCGCGGCCTTTGTGGGGATCCTTCTCGTCGTGGGGGCCACCTACCTGCGAAAATGGCTACTGATGCAGTCCCGGGGCGCAGAGGGGGTGGTCCATGACCGCTGA
- the ICAM1 gene encoding intercellular adhesion molecule 1 isoform X2, which yields MALGTARPALPALLALIGALLPGLGGAQTSVHPLEAIIPRGGSVQVNCSTSCDHRAFLGLETQLTKKEVAQGDNWKIFELSGVQEDSTPICFSYCQAQTMVSMSLTVYWFPERVELAPLPRWQPVGENLTLRCQVAGGAPRTNLTVVLLRGEEELSRQPAVGEPAEATVTVLAGRDDHLANFSCRTELDLRSRGLGLFQNSSAPRQLRTFVLPETHPNLAIPSIVEAGTEWPVDCTMDGLFPASEAQVRLELSGRNLHPTVTHKNDSLLATAHDKANMEEEGTHQLSCVVTLGHQSRSWRENVTIYSFPAPNLTLSEPEVSEQTVVTVECEAQAGALVMLSGGVPARLPGPRAQLQLNASAEDNGRIFFCSALLEVAGQVLHKNQTRELRVLYGPRLDKRDCLGNWTWQEGSQQTLTCQAWGNPVPELKCHRKGDNALLPIGDLRPVTREVAGTYLCQARSPRGEVTREVVVNVI from the exons ATGGCTCTCGGCACCGCCCGTCCCGCGCTGCCAGCGCTCCTGGCCCTGATCGGAGCTCTGCTCCCAG GACTTGGAGGGGCCCAAACATCAGTGCACCCCCTAGAAGCCATCATACCCCGAGGCGGCTCTGTACAGGTGAACTGTAGTACTTCTTGTGACCATCGCGCCTTCTTGGGCCTGGAGACTCAGCTGACTAAGAAGGAGGTCGCTCAGGGGGACAACTGGAAGATCTTTGAACTGAGTGGTGTGCAGGAAGATAGCACTCCAATATGCTTCTCATACTGCCAAGCACAGACGATGGTTTCGATGTCTCTCACCGTATACT ggttCCCGGAGCGCGTGGAGTTGGCCCCCCTGCCCCGCTGGCAGCCCGTGGGCGAAAACCTCACCCTGCGCTGCCAGGTGGCCGGCGGGGCGCCCCGGACCAACCTCACGGTGGTGCTGCTCCGCGGGGAGGAGGAGCTGAGCCGGCAGCCGGCCGTCGGGGAGCCCGCCGAGGCCACGGTCACGGTGCTGGCGGGCAGAGACGACCACCTCGCCAATTTCTCGTGCCGCACGGAACTGGACTTGCGGTCCCGAGGGCTGGGTCTGTTCCAGAACAGCTCGGCCCCCAGGCAGCTCCGAACTTTCG TCCTGCCAGAGACGCACCCAAACCTTGCTATCCCCAGCATTGTGGAAGCGGGCACAGAGTGGCCCGTGGACTGCACCATGGACGGGCTGTTCCCAGCTTCGGAGGCCCAAGTCCGCCTGGAGCTGTCTGGCCGGAATCTGCACCCCACAGTCACGCACAAAAACGACTCCCTCTTGGCCACGGCCCATGATAAGGCCAACATGGAAGAGGAGGGCACCCACCAGCTGTCGTGCGTGGTGACCCTGGGACACCAGAGCCGGTCGTGGCGGGAGAATGTGACCATCTACA gcttCCCGGCTCCCAACCTGACCCTGAGTGAGCCAGAGGTCTCAGAACAGACTGTGGTGACCGTGGAGTGTGAAGCCCAGGCCGGGGCCCTGGTGATGCTGAGCGGGGGGGTCCCGGCAAGGCTTCCAGGACCCAGGGCCCAGCTCCAACTAAATGCCAGCGCCGAGGACAATGGGCGCATCttcttctgctctgctctcctggaGGTGGCCGGGCAGGTGCTACACAAGAACCAGACCCGGGAGCTCCGTGTCCTGT ATGGTCCCCGACTAGACAAGAGGGATTGTCTGGGAAACTGGACGTGGCAGGAAGGCTCCCAGCAGACCCTGACATGCCAAGCTTGGGGAAATCCAGTTCCTGAGCTGAAGTGTCACCGGAAGGGGGATAATGCTCTGCTGCCCATCGGGGACCTGAGACCTGTCACGCGGGAGGTTGCAGGCACTTACCTGTGTCAGGCCAGGAGCCCCCGTGGTGAAGTCACCCGTGAAGTGGTCGTGAACGTGATCT GA